The following are encoded in a window of Allosphingosinicella indica genomic DNA:
- the rplJ gene encoding 50S ribosomal protein L10 yields MDRVQKTEAVAQLKQTFSETSVVVITRNLGLTVAQSTQLRNKMRDAGASYKVAKNRLALIALEGTAYAPIGNLLTGPTAIATSPDPVAAAKVAVDFAKTTDKFEIVGGAMGEAVLDVAGVKALAELPSLDELRAKIIGLVNAPATKIAQVVNAPAAKLARVFGAYAAKEDA; encoded by the coding sequence ATGGATCGCGTTCAGAAGACCGAAGCCGTCGCCCAGCTCAAGCAGACGTTCTCCGAGACGAGCGTGGTGGTCATCACCCGCAATCTCGGGCTGACGGTGGCCCAGTCCACCCAGCTCCGGAACAAGATGCGCGACGCTGGCGCCAGCTATAAGGTAGCCAAGAACCGTCTCGCTCTCATCGCGCTCGAGGGTACCGCCTACGCGCCGATCGGCAATCTGCTGACCGGCCCGACGGCAATCGCCACCTCGCCCGATCCCGTTGCGGCCGCTAAGGTCGCCGTGGATTTCGCCAAGACGACCGACAAGTTCGAGATCGTCGGCGGGGCGATGGGCGAGGCCGTACTCGACGTTGCTGGAGTGAAGGCGCTCGCCGAGCTTCCGTCGCTCGACGAACTGCGTGCCAAGATCATCGGGCTGGTCAATGCGCCGGCTACGAAGATCGCGCAGGTCGTCAATGCGCCGGCCGCGAAGCTGGCGCGGGTGTTCGGCGCCTATGCGGCGAAAGAAGACGCCTGA
- the rpoC gene encoding DNA-directed RNA polymerase subunit beta' — MNELTNFANPVAKPETFDQIKIGIASPERIRSWSFGEIKKPETINYRTFKPERDGLFCARIFGPIKDYECLCGKYKRMKYKGIVCEKCGVEVTVSKVRRERMGHIELAAPVAHIWFLKSLPSRIGLLLDMQLKQLERVLYFEAYIVIEPGLTPLEKFQLLTEDELLEAQDEYGEDAFSAGIGAEAVKQMLIDLDLAGEKEALLKELAETKSELKPKKIIKRLKVVESFLESGNRPEWMILDVVPVIPPELRPLVPLDGGRFATSDLNDLYRRVINRNNRLKRLMELRAPDIIVRNEKRMLQEAVDALFDNGRRGRTITGANKRPLKSLSDMLKGKQGRFRQNLLGKRVDYSGRSVIVTGPELKLHQCGLPKKMALELFKPFIYSRLDAKGLSMTLKQAKKWVEKERKEVWDILDEVIREHPVLLNRAPTLHRLGIQAFEPVLIEGKAIQLHPLVCSAFNADFDGDQMAVHVPLSLEAQLEARVLMMSTNNILSPANGKPIIVPSQDMVLGLYYLSMEREGEPGEGSMLSDMQEVHQALFAGSVTLHSKIISRVPQTDEDGKTYMKRFETTPGRMLLGETLPKSHKVPFETVNRLLTKKEIADVIDIVYRHTGQKETVLFADAIMTLGFRHAFRAGISFGKDDMIIPDSKEATVDETRTLVKDYEQQYQDGLITQQEKYNKVIDAWSRCGDQVANAMMDEIKAQPKDADGRMAQINSIYMMAHSGARGSQAQMKQLAGMRGLMAKPSGEIIETPIISNFKEGLTVLEYFNSTHGARKGLADTALKTANSGYLTRRLVDVSQDCVIVEEDCKTSNALDMRAIVQGGATIASLGERVLGRTPAEDIVDVKTGDLIAPEGELIDEAQALAIDELGVQAVKIRSPLVCESVHGVCGKCYGRDLARGTPVNIGEAVGVIAAQSIGEPGTQLTMRTFHIGGAAQLNETSNLEAPVDGTIEFRDLPTIVDPRGRHVAMARNGEVAILDMDGRERATHRIPYGAHLMVDDGHIISKGDRIAEWDPFMMPVITEKGGVVKFQDVIDNKTLSEQTDEATGIAQRVITEYRAAGRSKEDLRPRITLLDENSGEAARYMLAPGAMLSVEEGQQVAAGEVLARVSREAAKTRDITGGLPRVAELFEARKPKENAIIAKVSGRVAFGKDYKAKRKIAIVPEDGGEPVEYLVPKSKVIDVQEGDFIKRGDNLIGGSPDPHDILEVLGIEPLAEYLVSEIQEVYRLQGVKINDKHIEVIVRQMLQKVEITDGGDTTFLAGEQVDLLEMNEANAKLEKKQRKAEGKPVLLGITKASLQTRSFISAASFQETTRVLTEASVQGKIDTLDGLKENVIVGRLIPAGTGAGMNRMRVTATSRDAALRAQQKKLQEALIAANTAEEERKAELAQGPEAAIGDDPLAAAVGETHGTDADAGEYLQD; from the coding sequence ATGAACGAACTGACCAATTTCGCGAACCCGGTGGCCAAGCCGGAGACCTTCGACCAGATCAAGATCGGCATCGCCTCCCCCGAGCGCATCCGTTCGTGGTCGTTCGGCGAGATCAAGAAGCCCGAGACGATCAACTATCGCACGTTCAAGCCCGAGCGTGACGGCCTTTTCTGCGCGCGCATCTTCGGTCCGATCAAGGATTACGAGTGCCTGTGCGGCAAGTACAAGCGCATGAAGTACAAGGGCATCGTCTGCGAGAAGTGCGGCGTCGAGGTCACCGTCTCGAAGGTCCGTCGTGAGCGGATGGGCCACATCGAGCTCGCCGCCCCGGTCGCGCACATCTGGTTCCTGAAGTCGCTGCCGAGCCGCATCGGCCTGCTGCTCGACATGCAGCTCAAGCAGCTTGAGCGCGTCCTCTATTTCGAAGCCTATATCGTCATCGAACCGGGCCTGACCCCGCTCGAGAAGTTCCAGCTCCTCACCGAGGATGAGCTGCTCGAAGCGCAGGACGAATATGGCGAAGACGCCTTCTCCGCCGGGATCGGCGCAGAGGCGGTCAAGCAGATGCTGATCGACCTCGACCTCGCGGGCGAGAAGGAAGCGCTGCTGAAAGAGCTGGCCGAGACCAAGTCCGAGCTGAAGCCCAAGAAGATCATCAAGCGCCTTAAGGTCGTCGAGAGCTTCCTGGAATCGGGCAACCGTCCCGAGTGGATGATCCTCGACGTCGTTCCCGTCATCCCGCCCGAGCTGCGCCCGCTGGTGCCGCTGGACGGTGGCCGCTTCGCGACGTCGGACCTCAACGATCTCTATCGCCGCGTGATCAACCGCAACAACCGTCTTAAGCGCCTCATGGAGCTGCGCGCCCCGGACATCATCGTCCGCAACGAAAAGCGCATGCTGCAGGAAGCCGTCGACGCGCTGTTTGACAACGGCCGTCGCGGCCGGACGATCACCGGCGCCAACAAGCGTCCCCTCAAGTCGCTGTCCGACATGCTGAAGGGCAAGCAGGGCCGCTTCCGCCAGAACCTGCTCGGCAAGCGCGTCGACTATTCGGGCCGCTCGGTCATCGTGACTGGTCCGGAGCTGAAGCTCCACCAGTGCGGCCTGCCGAAGAAGATGGCGCTCGAGCTGTTCAAGCCGTTCATCTACTCGCGTCTCGACGCCAAGGGTCTGTCGATGACCCTGAAGCAGGCGAAGAAGTGGGTCGAAAAGGAACGCAAGGAAGTCTGGGACATCCTGGATGAGGTCATCCGCGAACATCCCGTTCTTCTGAACCGTGCGCCTACGCTTCACCGCCTCGGCATCCAGGCATTCGAGCCGGTGCTGATCGAAGGCAAGGCGATCCAGCTCCACCCGCTCGTCTGCTCCGCGTTCAACGCCGACTTCGACGGCGATCAGATGGCCGTCCACGTCCCGCTGAGCCTCGAGGCCCAGCTGGAAGCGCGCGTGCTGATGATGTCAACCAACAACATCCTCTCGCCCGCGAACGGCAAGCCGATCATCGTGCCTTCGCAGGATATGGTGCTGGGCCTCTATTATCTGTCGATGGAGCGCGAGGGCGAGCCTGGCGAGGGCTCGATGCTTTCCGACATGCAGGAGGTCCACCAGGCCCTCTTTGCCGGCTCGGTGACGCTGCATTCGAAGATCATCAGCCGCGTTCCGCAGACGGACGAGGACGGCAAGACGTACATGAAGCGCTTCGAGACGACGCCGGGCCGCATGCTGCTCGGCGAGACGCTCCCGAAGAGCCACAAGGTGCCGTTCGAGACCGTCAATCGCCTTCTCACCAAGAAGGAAATCGCGGACGTCATCGACATCGTCTACCGCCACACCGGCCAGAAGGAGACCGTGCTGTTCGCCGACGCGATCATGACGCTCGGCTTCCGCCACGCGTTCCGCGCCGGCATCTCGTTCGGCAAGGACGACATGATCATACCGGACAGCAAGGAAGCGACCGTCGACGAGACCCGTACGCTCGTAAAGGATTACGAGCAGCAGTATCAGGACGGCCTCATCACGCAGCAGGAGAAGTACAACAAGGTGATCGACGCCTGGAGCCGCTGTGGCGACCAGGTTGCGAACGCCATGATGGACGAGATCAAGGCGCAGCCGAAGGATGCCGACGGCCGCATGGCGCAGATCAACTCGATCTACATGATGGCGCACTCCGGCGCCCGTGGTTCGCAGGCGCAGATGAAGCAGCTTGCCGGCATGCGCGGCCTGATGGCCAAGCCGTCGGGCGAGATCATCGAGACGCCGATCATCTCGAACTTCAAGGAAGGCCTGACCGTCCTTGAATATTTCAACTCGACCCACGGCGCCCGCAAGGGTCTGGCCGATACCGCGCTCAAGACGGCGAACTCGGGCTACCTCACCCGCCGTCTGGTCGACGTCAGCCAGGATTGCGTGATCGTCGAGGAGGACTGCAAGACCTCCAATGCGCTCGACATGCGCGCAATTGTCCAGGGCGGCGCGACCATCGCCTCGCTCGGTGAGCGCGTGCTGGGCCGCACCCCGGCCGAGGACATCGTGGACGTCAAGACCGGCGATTTGATCGCGCCCGAGGGCGAGCTGATCGACGAGGCGCAGGCGCTCGCGATCGACGAGCTCGGCGTGCAGGCGGTCAAGATCCGCTCGCCGCTGGTCTGCGAGAGCGTCCATGGCGTCTGCGGCAAGTGCTACGGGCGCGATCTCGCCCGCGGTACGCCGGTGAACATCGGCGAGGCCGTCGGCGTCATCGCGGCGCAGTCGATCGGCGAGCCGGGCACGCAGCTTACGATGCGGACCTTCCACATCGGCGGCGCGGCGCAGCTCAACGAGACGTCGAACCTCGAGGCGCCGGTCGATGGCACGATCGAGTTCCGCGATCTGCCGACCATCGTCGATCCGCGCGGCCGCCATGTGGCGATGGCGCGTAACGGCGAAGTCGCGATCCTCGACATGGACGGCCGCGAGCGGGCGACGCACCGTATTCCTTACGGTGCGCACCTGATGGTCGATGACGGGCACATCATCTCGAAGGGTGACCGCATCGCCGAGTGGGATCCGTTCATGATGCCGGTGATCACCGAAAAGGGCGGCGTCGTGAAGTTCCAGGACGTCATCGACAACAAGACGCTCAGCGAGCAGACCGACGAGGCGACCGGTATCGCGCAGCGCGTGATCACCGAATATCGCGCCGCTGGCCGATCAAAGGAGGATCTGCGTCCGCGCATCACCCTGCTCGACGAGAATTCGGGCGAAGCGGCGCGCTACATGCTCGCCCCGGGCGCGATGCTCTCGGTCGAGGAAGGCCAGCAGGTCGCGGCCGGCGAGGTGCTCGCCCGCGTCAGCCGCGAAGCCGCCAAGACCCGCGACATCACCGGTGGTCTGCCGCGCGTGGCCGAGCTGTTCGAGGCGCGCAAGCCGAAGGAGAATGCGATCATCGCCAAGGTCTCCGGCCGCGTCGCGTTCGGCAAGGACTATAAGGCTAAGCGCAAGATCGCGATCGTTCCCGAGGATGGCGGCGAGCCGGTCGAGTATCTGGTGCCGAAGTCCAAGGTCATCGACGTGCAGGAAGGCGACTTCATCAAGCGCGGCGACAATCTGATCGGCGGCTCGCCGGATCCGCACGACATTCTCGAAGTGCTCGGCATCGAGCCGCTCGCGGAATATCTCGTGTCGGAAATCCAAGAAGTCTATCGACTGCAAGGCGTGAAGATCAACGACAAGCACATCGAGGTGATCGTTCGCCAGATGCTGCAAAAGGTCGAGATCACCGACGGCGGCGACACCACCTTCCTCGCCGGCGAGCAGGTCGATCTGCTGGAGATGAACGAGGCCAACGCGAAGCTCGAGAAGAAGCAGCGGAAGGCCGAGGGCAAGCCGGTTCTGCTGGGCATCACCAAGGCGTCGCTGCAGACCCGCAGCTTCATCTCGGCCGCGTCGTTCCAGGAAACGACGCGCGTGCTCACCGAAGCGTCGGTTCAGGGCAAGATCGACACGCTCGATGGCCTCAAGGAGAATGTCATCGTCGGCCGCCTCATCCCGGCGGGTACCGGCGCAGGCATGAACCGCATGCGCGTGACGGCCACCAGCCGCGATGCGGCGCTCCGCGCGCAGCAGAAGAAGCTGCAGGAGGCACTCATCGCCGCCAACACCGCCGAAGAAGAGCGCAAGGCGGAGCTGGCGCAGGGCCCCGAGGCGGCGATCGGTGACGATCCGCTGGCCGCCGCGGTTGGCGAGACGCACGGCACCGACGCCGATGCCGGCGAATATCTGCAGGACTGA
- the rpoB gene encoding DNA-directed RNA polymerase subunit beta: MATKAAPASENRSTAKKRIRKIFGNIHEVSDMPNLIEVQRESYEQFLRSDPATGYVSGLEKTLRSVFPIQDFAGVAHLDFDRYELEEPKYDTDECRQRGMTYAAPMRVTLRLTSFEIDPDTEAKSVIDIKEQDVYMGDMPLMTKNGTFIVNGTERVIVSQMHRSPGVLFDHDRGKTHASGKYLFAARVIPYRGSWLDFEFDAKDIVNVRIDRKRKLPVTALLHALGLSSEEILSTFYNTVTYVRGPNGWQIPFVAETWRGQKPGYDVANADNGEVVFPAGQKITPRAANKAAKDGLTQLIIPTEEIFGRYSAYDLVNDNTGEIYIEAGDEVSAENLEKLDKAGIDRLELLDIDHVNIGGWIRNTLKADKAEDRDQALSDIYRVMRPGEPPTRETAEALFAGLFFDPERYDLSAVGRVKLNMRLGLDAEDTITTLRTEDIVAVVKELVNLKDGKGDIDDIDNLGNRRVRSVGELLENQYRVGLLRMERAVKERMSSVDVSTVMPNDLINAKPAVAAVREFFGSSQLSQFMDQTNPLSEVTHKRRVSALGPGGLTRERAGFEVRDVHPTHYGRICPIETPEGPNIGLINSLATFARVNKYGFIETPYRRVVDHKVTNEVVYLSAMEEQKHTIAQANAELTSDGSFVEDIVSSRQAGDFLMAPRDLITLMDVSPKQLVSVAASLIPFLENDDANRALMGSNMQRQAVPLVRAEAPLVGTGMEETVARDSGAAIAAKRAGIVDQVDAARIVVRATGEVDAGKSGVDIYTLMKFQRSNQNTCINQRPLVKVGDVVEAGDIIADGPSTEFGELALGRNVLVAFMPWNGYNYEDSILISERIVKDDVFTSIHIEEFEVMARDTKLGPEDITRDIPNVGEEALRNLDEAGIVYIGAEVEPGDILCGKITPKGESPMTPEEKLLRAIFGEKASDVRDTSLRLPPGVSGTVVEVRVFNRHGIDIDDRTRAIQTEEKDRLRKDAEDERSILKRASYARLREMLLGQTATGAPKGVKKGGDIDAAALDSVEPHEWWKFAVKDDKVQSDLEAVKAQYDEAEGAIRRRLEDRIEKLERGDELPPGVLKMVKVFVAVKRKLQPGDKMAGRHGNKGVISRILPIEDMPFLEDGTHADIVLNPLGVPSRMNVGQIFETHLGWAARGLGKQVSEALETWRDANPDAKAGAAPDAVKERLVDIYGDAYRSEIERRSGAEVIELAENLRGGVPMGTPVFDGAKEADVAAMLAKAGLDESGQVTLFDGRTGDAFDRKVTVGYIYMLKLHHLVDDKIHARSIGPYSLVTQQPLGGKAQFGGQRFGEMEVWALQAYGAAYTLQEMLTVKSDDVVGRTKVYEAIVKGDDTFEAGIPESFNVLVKEMRSLGLNVELDSIADEDDDLAEAAE, encoded by the coding sequence ATGGCGACCAAGGCAGCACCGGCGAGCGAGAACCGCTCCACCGCGAAGAAGCGCATCCGCAAGATCTTCGGCAACATCCACGAAGTGAGCGACATGCCGAACCTCATCGAGGTTCAGCGCGAGAGCTATGAGCAGTTCCTGCGTTCAGATCCCGCGACCGGTTACGTCTCCGGGCTGGAGAAGACGCTGCGCTCAGTGTTTCCGATCCAGGATTTCGCGGGCGTCGCCCATCTCGACTTCGATCGCTACGAGCTCGAAGAGCCGAAATACGACACCGACGAGTGCCGCCAGCGCGGCATGACCTATGCGGCGCCGATGCGCGTGACGCTGCGCCTGACCTCGTTCGAGATCGATCCCGACACCGAAGCCAAGTCGGTGATCGATATCAAGGAGCAGGACGTCTACATGGGCGACATGCCGCTGATGACGAAGAACGGCACGTTCATCGTCAACGGCACCGAACGCGTGATCGTGAGCCAGATGCACCGCTCGCCGGGCGTGCTGTTCGATCATGACCGCGGAAAGACCCACGCCTCGGGCAAGTATCTTTTCGCCGCCCGCGTGATCCCCTATCGCGGCTCGTGGCTCGATTTCGAGTTCGACGCCAAGGACATCGTCAACGTCCGTATCGACCGCAAGCGCAAGCTGCCGGTGACGGCCCTCCTCCACGCGCTGGGTCTCAGCAGCGAGGAAATCCTTTCGACGTTCTACAACACCGTTACCTATGTGCGCGGCCCCAACGGCTGGCAGATCCCGTTCGTCGCGGAAACGTGGCGCGGCCAGAAGCCGGGCTATGACGTCGCCAATGCCGACAACGGCGAGGTCGTTTTCCCAGCCGGCCAGAAGATCACGCCGCGCGCCGCCAACAAGGCCGCCAAGGACGGCCTGACCCAGCTCATCATCCCGACCGAGGAAATCTTCGGCCGCTATTCGGCCTATGATCTCGTCAACGACAACACCGGCGAGATCTATATCGAGGCCGGCGACGAGGTGAGCGCCGAGAATCTCGAGAAGCTCGACAAAGCCGGGATCGACCGGCTCGAGCTGCTCGACATCGATCACGTCAACATCGGCGGCTGGATCCGCAACACGCTGAAGGCCGACAAGGCCGAGGACCGCGACCAGGCGCTCAGCGACATCTATCGCGTCATGCGCCCGGGCGAGCCGCCGACGCGCGAGACCGCCGAGGCGCTGTTCGCCGGGCTGTTCTTCGATCCGGAGCGCTACGACCTGTCGGCCGTGGGCCGGGTCAAGCTCAACATGCGTCTCGGCCTCGACGCCGAGGACACGATCACGACGCTCCGCACCGAGGATATCGTCGCCGTGGTCAAGGAGCTGGTGAACCTCAAGGACGGCAAGGGCGACATCGACGATATCGACAATCTCGGCAATCGCCGCGTCCGTTCGGTCGGCGAACTGCTCGAGAACCAGTATCGCGTCGGGCTGCTGCGCATGGAGCGCGCCGTGAAGGAGCGCATGTCGTCGGTGGACGTGTCGACCGTGATGCCGAACGACCTGATCAACGCGAAGCCCGCGGTCGCCGCGGTGCGCGAGTTCTTCGGCTCGTCGCAGCTCTCGCAGTTCATGGATCAGACCAACCCGCTGTCGGAAGTCACCCACAAGCGCCGCGTGTCGGCGCTCGGGCCGGGCGGCCTCACCCGTGAGCGCGCCGGCTTCGAAGTCCGCGACGTTCACCCGACGCATTATGGCCGCATCTGCCCGATCGAGACGCCGGAAGGCCCGAACATCGGCCTGATCAACAGCCTAGCGACCTTCGCGCGCGTCAACAAATATGGCTTCATCGAGACGCCGTACCGCCGCGTCGTCGACCACAAGGTGACCAACGAGGTCGTCTATCTGTCGGCGATGGAGGAGCAAAAGCACACCATCGCGCAGGCGAATGCCGAGCTCACCTCCGACGGCAGCTTCGTCGAGGACATCGTTTCCAGCCGCCAGGCCGGCGACTTCCTGATGGCGCCGCGCGATCTCATCACCCTGATGGACGTCAGCCCCAAACAGCTCGTCTCGGTCGCCGCATCGCTCATTCCGTTCCTGGAAAACGATGACGCCAACCGCGCGCTAATGGGATCGAACATGCAGCGCCAGGCAGTGCCGCTGGTCCGCGCCGAGGCGCCGCTGGTCGGCACCGGCATGGAAGAGACCGTGGCGCGCGATTCGGGCGCCGCGATCGCTGCCAAGCGTGCCGGTATCGTCGATCAGGTCGATGCCGCCCGCATCGTCGTCCGCGCCACCGGCGAGGTCGATGCCGGCAAGTCGGGCGTCGACATCTACACGCTGATGAAGTTCCAGCGCTCGAACCAGAACACCTGCATCAACCAGCGTCCGTTGGTGAAGGTCGGTGACGTGGTCGAGGCCGGCGACATCATCGCCGACGGCCCGTCGACCGAGTTCGGCGAGCTGGCGCTGGGCCGCAATGTGCTCGTCGCGTTCATGCCGTGGAACGGCTACAACTACGAGGATTCCATCCTGATCTCCGAGCGGATCGTGAAGGACGACGTCTTCACCTCGATCCACATCGAAGAGTTCGAGGTGATGGCCCGCGACACCAAGCTGGGGCCGGAAGACATCACTCGCGACATCCCCAACGTCGGCGAGGAGGCGCTGCGCAACCTCGACGAGGCGGGCATCGTCTACATCGGCGCCGAGGTGGAGCCGGGCGACATCCTGTGCGGCAAGATCACGCCGAAGGGCGAGAGCCCGATGACGCCGGAAGAGAAGCTGCTCCGCGCCATCTTCGGCGAAAAGGCGTCGGACGTGCGCGACACGTCGCTCCGCCTGCCGCCGGGTGTCTCGGGCACCGTCGTCGAAGTGCGCGTGTTCAACCGTCACGGTATCGACATCGACGATCGTACCCGCGCCATCCAGACCGAGGAGAAGGACCGCCTCCGCAAGGACGCCGAGGACGAGCGCTCGATCCTGAAGCGCGCGTCTTACGCACGTCTCCGCGAGATGCTGCTCGGCCAGACCGCCACCGGCGCGCCGAAGGGCGTCAAGAAGGGCGGCGACATCGATGCGGCGGCGCTCGACTCGGTCGAGCCGCACGAATGGTGGAAATTCGCGGTCAAGGACGACAAGGTCCAGTCCGACCTCGAGGCCGTGAAGGCGCAGTACGACGAGGCCGAAGGAGCGATCCGTCGCCGTCTTGAGGACCGGATCGAGAAGCTCGAGCGCGGCGACGAGCTGCCCCCGGGCGTGCTCAAGATGGTCAAGGTGTTCGTCGCGGTGAAGCGCAAGCTGCAGCCGGGCGACAAGATGGCCGGCCGTCACGGTAACAAGGGTGTCATTTCGCGCATCCTGCCGATCGAGGACATGCCGTTCCTCGAAGACGGGACTCACGCCGACATCGTCTTGAACCCGCTGGGCGTGCCCAGCCGCATGAACGTCGGCCAGATCTTCGAGACCCACCTGGGCTGGGCCGCGCGCGGCCTCGGCAAGCAGGTCTCGGAAGCGCTGGAGACGTGGCGCGATGCAAATCCCGATGCCAAGGCCGGCGCAGCGCCGGACGCGGTGAAGGAGCGGCTCGTCGACATCTACGGCGATGCCTATCGTTCGGAGATCGAGCGCCGCAGCGGCGCCGAAGTGATCGAGCTGGCCGAGAATCTGCGCGGCGGCGTCCCAATGGGCACCCCGGTGTTCGACGGTGCCAAGGAAGCCGACGTTGCGGCGATGCTGGCGAAGGCCGGCCTCGACGAGAGCGGTCAGGTCACCCTGTTCGACGGCCGCACCGGCGACGCCTTCGATCGCAAGGTGACGGTGGGCTACATTTACATGCTGAAGCTGCACCACCTCGTGGACGACAAAATCCACGCGCGCTCGATCGGGCCGTACAGCCTCGTCACCCAGCAGCCGCTGGGCGGCAAGGCGCAGTTCGGCGGCCAGCGCTTCGGCGAAATGGAGGTCTGGGCGCTCCAGGCCTACGGCGCCGCCTACACGCTGCAGGAGATGCTGACGGTGAAGTCCGACGACGTGGTCGGCCGCACCAAGGTCTACGAGGCGATCGTCAAGGGCGACGACACGTTCGAGGCCGGCATCCCTGAGAGCTTCAACGTGCTCGTCAAGGAAATGCGCTCGCTCGGCCTCAACGTCGAACTCGACAGCATTGCCGACGAGGATGACGATCTCGCCGAGGCGGCGGAATGA
- a CDS encoding glycosyltransferase family 4 protein, producing the protein MDASDLRIALFSGNYNYVRDGANQALNRLVGYLLKKGAAVRIYSPTTDTPAFPPTGDLVSIPSLPLPGRSEYRAPLFIPASVKRDVRAFRPDIVHVASPEILGHRAVTMAQRMGLPAVASVHTRFETYPRYYGLGFLEPPMLVALRRFYRRCDAIFAPSDSMATLLRAQRMNDHVGIWTRGIDRTMFDPGRRDLAWRRSLGIGDEEVAIGFVGRLVMEKGLDVFAAAVKALKARGVAHRVLIVGDGPAGPWFREHVPDGVFAGFQQGTDLGRAVASMDMLFNPSITETFGNVTQEAMAAGLPVVAARATGSESLVRDGVTGTLVTPGAVEQFADALAFYCENDEARRAAGRAGFEATAHSGWDEVNQALVDGYLDVLKRRGR; encoded by the coding sequence ATGGACGCCTCGGACCTTCGGATTGCCCTCTTCAGCGGCAATTACAATTACGTCCGCGACGGGGCGAACCAGGCGCTCAACCGGCTGGTCGGCTATCTGCTGAAGAAGGGCGCCGCGGTCCGCATCTACTCGCCGACCACCGACACCCCCGCTTTCCCGCCGACCGGCGATCTCGTCTCGATCCCGTCCCTGCCGCTGCCGGGTCGCAGCGAATATCGCGCGCCGCTATTTATCCCCGCCTCGGTCAAGCGCGACGTCCGCGCCTTCCGGCCCGATATCGTCCATGTCGCCAGCCCGGAGATACTCGGCCACCGCGCGGTGACGATGGCGCAGAGGATGGGTCTGCCTGCGGTCGCATCGGTGCACACCCGTTTCGAGACCTACCCCCGCTATTACGGTCTCGGTTTCCTCGAACCGCCGATGCTGGTCGCGCTGCGGCGCTTCTACCGCCGCTGCGACGCGATCTTCGCGCCTTCGGATTCGATGGCAACGCTTCTGCGCGCACAGCGGATGAACGACCATGTCGGTATCTGGACCCGCGGCATCGACCGGACGATGTTCGATCCCGGCCGCCGCGATCTCGCATGGCGGCGATCGCTCGGCATCGGCGACGAGGAGGTCGCGATCGGCTTCGTCGGCCGGCTGGTGATGGAGAAGGGTCTCGACGTCTTCGCCGCTGCGGTGAAGGCGCTCAAGGCGCGCGGCGTGGCGCACCGCGTGCTGATCGTCGGCGACGGCCCCGCCGGCCCGTGGTTCCGGGAGCATGTGCCCGACGGTGTGTTCGCGGGCTTCCAGCAGGGCACCGATCTCGGCCGTGCGGTCGCGTCGATGGACATGCTGTTCAACCCGTCGATCACCGAGACGTTTGGCAATGTGACGCAGGAAGCGATGGCGGCGGGGCTACCCGTCGTCGCCGCGCGCGCGACCGGCAGCGAAAGTCTGGTACGCGACGGCGTCACGGGTACGCTGGTAACCCCCGGCGCGGTCGAGCAGTTCGCCGACGCGCTCGCTTTCTATTGCGAGAATGACGAAGCCCGCCGCGCTGCCGGGCGGGCGGGCTTCGAAGCGACGGCCCACAGCGGCTGGGACGAGGTCAACCAGGCGCTGGTGGACGGCTATCTCGACGTGCTGAAACGCCGCGGCCGCTAG
- the rplL gene encoding 50S ribosomal protein L7/L12, with the protein MADINSLVEKLSELTVLEAADLAKALEEKWGVSAAAAVAVAGPAGGGAASPAAEEQTEFDVILTGDGGKKINVIKEVRAITGLGLGEAKALVEGAPKPVKEGVSKAEAEEIKKKIEEAGGTVELK; encoded by the coding sequence ATGGCAGACATCAATTCCCTCGTTGAGAAGCTTTCCGAGCTGACCGTTCTCGAAGCCGCCGACCTCGCGAAGGCGCTCGAAGAGAAGTGGGGCGTCTCGGCCGCTGCGGCGGTTGCGGTTGCCGGCCCGGCCGGCGGCGGCGCGGCTTCTCCGGCTGCCGAAGAGCAGACCGAGTTCGACGTCATCCTCACCGGCGACGGCGGCAAGAAGATCAACGTGATCAAGGAAGTCCGCGCGATCACCGGCCTGGGCCTGGGCGAAGCCAAGGCGCTCGTCGAAGGCGCGCCGAAGCCCGTCAAGGAAGGCGTGAGCAAGGCGGAAGCCGAAGAGATCAAGAAGAAGATCGAGGAAGCCGGCGGCACCGTCGAGCTCAAGTAA